One Agelaius phoeniceus isolate bAgePho1 chromosome 8, bAgePho1.hap1, whole genome shotgun sequence genomic region harbors:
- the TPR gene encoding nucleoprotein TPR isoform X2 has product MAAVLQQLLERAELAKLPRAVQGKLERFLGDQQGEIDGLRARHERFKVDSEQQYFEVEKRLAQSQERLVNETQECQTLREELKKLHEQLKVLNEKNKELEAAQDRNAAVQSQLIREKEELEAEKRDLVRTTERRSQEVEHLNEDVKRLNEKLTEANTEKAKLQLKLDELQTSDVSMKYREKRLEQEKELLQNQNTWLNAELKAKTDELLHTAREKGNEILELKCSLENKKEEVSRMEEQVNSLKQSNENLQKHVEELLNKLKEAKEQQTSMEERFHNELNAHMKLSNLYKSAADDSEAKSNELTGAVEELHKLLKEAGEANKAAQEHLAEVEESKATMEKELREKISKLEKELENANDLLSATKRKGAILSEEELAAMSPTAAAVAKVVKPGMKLTELYNAYVETQDQLHMEKLENRRINKYLDEIVQEVEAKAPILKRQREEFERSQKAVASLSAKLEQAMKEIHRLQDSADQANKHASFFERESQRLEVRVKDLSQQICVLLMELEEARGNHVIRDEAVSSADISSSSEVITQHLVSYRNIQELQQQNQRLLVALRELGEAREKEEQETTSSKISELQSQLDEALSELQQLRESRQHQLQLVESIIRQRDMFRILLTQTTGAIIPLQASGMLPEEICLTSTPKRPNLPQSMATPAPVSMSESVETVEAKAALKQLQEVFENYKKEKAENDKLLNEQNEKLQEQVTDLRSQNAKISTQLEFASKRYEMLQDNVEGYRREITSLHERTQKLTATTQKQEQIINTMTQDLRGANEKLAVAEVRAENLKKEKDILKMSDVRLTQQRDSLLVEQRGQNLLLTNLRTIQGILERSETETKQRLNNQIEKLEREISQLKKKLESEVEQRHSLTKNQEVHILDLKRQLETETNRHINTKELLKNAQKENAMLKQQLNNTEAQLTSQSSQRPPGKGQPSTNEDVDDLVSRLRQAEEQVNDLRERLKTSSSNVEQYRAMVLSLEESLNKEKQVTEEVRTTVEARLKESSEYQAQLEKKLMESEKEKQELQEEKRKAVENMEQQLSELKKSLSAVQSEVQEALQRASTALNNEQQARRDCQEQAMMASEAQNKYERELMLHAADVEALQAIKEQVAKNAAVRQQLEEAAQKAESELLESKASWEERERMIKDEASKLASRCEDLEKQNRLLHEQLESMSNKMVTSMKEAIPTAANVSLSEEGKSQEQILEILRFIRREKEIAETRFEVAQVESLRYRQRVEHLERELQELQDSLNAEREKVQVTAKTIAQHEELMKKTETMNILIETNKMLREEKERLEQELQQIQAKVRKLEADILPLQESNAELSEKSGMLQAEKKLLEEDVKRWKARTQHLLSQQKDTDLEEYRKLLSEKEANAKRVQQMSEETGRLKAEVARTNASLTTSQNLVQSLKDEVTKIRTEKDTLQKELDAKVADIQEKVKTITQVKKIGRRYKTQYEELKAQHDKMVAESSTLPLAEPQEDQVSAQEVQELKDTLSQAEVKTKNLETQVESLQKTITEKETEVRNLQEQIMQLQTELARFHQDLQEKTTQEEQLRQQITEKEEKTRKTLLAAKQKIAQLAGTKEQLTKENEEWKQKSSSLEEQKTELEVRMSALKSQYEGRICRLERELREQQERHHEQRDEPPESTNKVPEQQRQISLKSTPASGERGIASTSDPPTANIKPTPVVSTPSKVTAAAMAGNKSTPRASIRPMVTPATVTNPTTTPTATVMPTTQVETQEAMQSEGPVEHVPVFGSASGSVRSTSPNVQTSLPQPILTVQQQTQATAFVQPTQQSHAQIEPAAQEPAPAIVEVVQSSQIERPSTSTAVFGTVSATPSSSLSKRSREEEEDNTVENSDQISEETVDAPTSKKLRIMQRVGPEEEVTAEESTDGEVEAQTYNQDSQDSIGEGVTQGEYAAMEDSEETSQSIPIDLGSLQSDQQNTSSSQDGQSKRDDVIVIDSDDEDDDDEENEGEQEDYDDEEEEDEDDDEDTGMGDEGDDSNEGTGSADGNDGYEADDAEGADGTDPGTETEESMGGAESNQRAADSQNREGSTSAAESTFAHESLREQQPSSASSERQGPRPPQSPRRPPHPLPPRLTIHAPPQELGPPVQRIQMTRRQSVGRGLQLTPGIGGMSLFFQQQHFFDDEDRTVPSTPTLVVPHRTDGFAEAIHSPQVAGVPRFRFGPPEDMPQTSSSHSDLGQLASQGGLGMYETPLFLAHEEESGGRSVPTTPLQVAAPVTVFTESASADASEHASQSVPMVTTSTGSLSTTTEPGAGDDADEVFAEAESEGITSEAGLEIDSQQEEESVQASDESDLPSTSQDPPSSSSADTSSTQPKSLRRVRLQPPTLRTGVRGRQFNRQRGVTHAMGGRGGLNRGNIS; this is encoded by the exons AGGATGTTAAACGTTTAAATGAAAAGCTCACAGAGGCCAACACAGAAAAGGCAAAACTTCAGCTGAAGTTGGATGAGCTTCAAACATCAGATGTTTCCATGAAG TACCGGGAGAAAAGGCTGGAGCaagagaaggagctgctgcagaaccAGAACACATGGCTGAATGCTGAGCTGAAAGCTAAAACAGATGAGCTGCTCCATACTGCCAGGGAGAAAGGCAATGAAATCCTGGAGCTCAAATGCAGTCTGGAGAACAAAAAGGAGGAG GTTTCCAGAATGGAGGAGCAGGTGAACAGCTTGAAACAGTCAAATGAAAACCTCCAGAAGCATGTTGAAGAACTTTTGAATAAACTAAAGGAG GCAAAAGAGCAGCAGACAAGCATGGAAGAGAGATTCCACAATGAACTGAATGCTCACATGAAATTATCCAACTTGTATAAG AGTGCTGCTGATGACTCAGAGGCAAAGAGCAATGAGCTGACAGGAGCAGTGGAAGAGCTGCACAAGCTCCTGAAGGAAGCAGGGGAAG CTAATAAAGCAGCCCAGGAGCATTTGGCTGAGGTGGAGGAGTCAAAAGCCAccatggagaaggagctgagagAGAAGATCAGtaagctggagaaggagctggagaatgCCAATGATTTACTGTCAGCTACGAAGCGCAAag GAGCCATCCTGTCCGAGGAGGAGCTGGCAGCCATGTctcccactgctgcagcagtggcCAAAGTGGTCAAGCCTGGCATGAAGTTAACTGAG CTGTACAATGCCTATGTAGAAACTCAGGATCAGTTGCATATGGAGAAGCTGGAGAATAGGAGAATCAATAAATATTTGGATGAAATAGTGCAGGAAGTAGAAGCCAAAGCCCCAATCTTAAAACGTCAGCGTGAAGAATTTGAGCGTTCCCAAAAAGCTGTTGCGAGTCTGTCTGCAAAGCTTGAACAAGCTATGAAG GAGATCCATCGCCTGCAGGACAGCGCTGACCAGGCCAACAAACACGCCTCCTTCTTTGAGAGGGAGAGCCAGAGACTGGAGGTGCGAGTGAAGGATCTCTCTCAGCAG ATCTGTGTGCTGTTAATGGAACTGGAAGAAGCCAGAGGCAACCACGTGATCCGTGATGAAGCAGTGAGCTCtgctgacatcagcagctcTTCTGAAGTGATCACTCAACACCTGGTCTCCTACAGAAATATCCAAGAGCTTCAGCAGCAGAATCAGCGTCTCCTGGTGGCTCTTCGGGAGCTGGGGGAGGCAAGAGAAAAAGAGGAGCAAGAAACAACATCATCTAA gatctctgagctgcagagccagctggaTGAGGCCCTcagtgagctgcagcagctgcgggAGTCGCggcagcaccagctgcagctcGTGGAGTCCATCATCCGCCAGCGGGACATGTTCCGCATCCTGCTCACCCAGACCACGGGGGCCATCATTCCTCTGCAAG CTTCAGGTATGTTACCAGAGGAGATCTGTCTTACATCTACTCCAAAGCGCCCAAATTTACCTCAGTCCATGGCAACTCCTGCTCCAGTGTCCATGAGTGAGTCTGTGGAGACTGTGGAGGCCAAGGCTGCTCTTAAGCAG TTACAAGAAGTTTTTGAGaactataaaaaagaaaaggcagagaacGACAAGCTTCTGAATGAGCAGAATGAAAAGCTTCAGGAGCAGGTCACAGACTTGAGGTCACAAAATGCAAAGATATCCACACAGCTGGAATTTGCCTCCAAACG GTACGAGATGCTGCAGGATAACGTGGAAGGCTATCGCCGGGAAATCACCTCCCTGCACGAGAGAACCCAGAAACTCACAGCGACCACTCAGAAGCAGGAGCAGATCATTAACACCATGACTCAGGACCTGAGGGGAGCTAATGAAAAACTGGCAGTGGCAGAG GTGAGAGCAGAAAACttgaaaaaagagaaggataTCCTGAAGATGTCAGATGTGCGCCTGACTCAGCAACGTGACTCTCTGCTGGTTGAACAAAGAGGACAGAACTTGCTGCTCACCAATTTGAGAACAATTCAG GGAATACTTGAGAGATCTGAGACAGAAACAAAGCAGAGACTCAATAATCAGATAGAAAAGCTTGAACGTGAGATATCTCAGCTGAAGAAGAAACTGGAAAGTGAGGTGGAACAAAGACATTCCCTTACCAAGAATCAGGAG GTTCATATCCTGGACCTGAAGAGGCAGCTGGAGACAGAGACCAACCGTCACATCAACACAAAGGAGCTCCTGAAGAACGCCCAGAAGGAAAATGCCATGCtgaaacagcagctgaacaacACTGAGgcccagctcacatcccagtCCTCACAAAGGCCTCCAGGGAAAG GTCAGCCTAGTACAAATGAAGATGTGGATGATCTTGTAAGTCGTCTGAGACAAGCTGAGGAGCAAGTCAATGACCTAAGAGAAAGGCTCAAGACTAGTTCCAGTAATGTGGAGCAGTACAGGGCCATGGTTCTTAGCCTGGAGGAATCCCTCAATAAGGAAAAACAA GTGACAGAGGAAGTACGTACAACAGTTGAAGCTCGTCTGAAGGAGTCTTCAGAATAtcaggcacagctggaaaagAAGTTGATGgagtcagaaaaagaaaaacaggagctgcaggaggagaagcGTAAAGCAGTGGAGAACATGGAGCAGCAG CTTTCAGAGCTGAAGAAGAGTCTGTCAGCTGTGCAGTCAGAAGTTCAGGAAGCTCTTCAgagagccagcacagctttgAATAATGAACAACAGGCCAGGAGGGACTGCCAGGAGCAA GCAATGATGGCTTCTGAAGCTCAGAACAAATATGAGCGGGAGTTGATGCTTCATGCTGCTGATGTGGAGGCACTGCAGGCCATCAAAGAGCAAGTCGCCAAGAATGCAGCtgtgaggcagcagctggaggaggctgctCAGAAAGCAGAGTCTGAGCTCTTGGAATCCAAAGCCTcctgggaagagagagagagaatgatCAAG GATGAAGCTTCAAAACTTGCATCCCGCTGTGAGGATCTGGAGAAACAAAATCGATTATTACATGAGCAGCTGGAGAGCATGAGCAATAAGATGGTGACTTCCATGAAAGAAGCCATCCCAACTGCAGCAAATGTTTCTCTCAGTGAGGAAGGCAAATCCCAGGAACAAATCTTAGAAATTCTTCG GTTTATCCGTCGGGAGAAGGAGATTGCGGAGACGAGGTTTGAGGTGGCGCAGGTGGAGAGCCTGCGATACCGCCAGAGAGTGGAGCACCTGGAGagggagctccaggagctgcaggacagcctcaACGCTGAGAGGGAGAAGGTGCAG GTAACAGCAAAAACCATTGCACAGCATGAAGAATTAATGAAGAAAACTGAGACCATGAACATACTCATAGAAACCAACAAGATGTTaagggaagagaaggagaggctggagcaAGAGCTACAGCAGATACAAGCAAAA GTACGCAAGCTCGAGGCAGACATCCTGCCCCTGCAAGAGTCCAATGCTGAGCTCAGTGAGAAGAGTGGaatgctgcaggcagagaagAAGCTCTTGGAAGAGGATGTTAAACGCTGGAAAGCCCGGACTCAG CACTTACTGAGCCAGCAGAAGGACACCGATCTGGAAGAGTATCGAAAGCTGCTCTCTGAGAAGGAGGCAAATGCCAAGCGTGTCCAGCAGATGAGTGAAGAAACAGGCAGGCTTAAAGCAGAAGTTGCCAG AACTAATGCATCCTTGACTACAAGCCAGAATCTTGTTCAGAGCCTGAAGGATGAAGTAACTAAAATAAGAACAGAAAAGGACACTTTGCAGAAAGAACTAGATGCTAAAGTGGCTGACATACAGGAAAAAGTGAAAACTATAACACAGGTCAAGAAAATCGGTCGCAGGTACAAAACTCAGTATGAGGAGCTGAAAGCACAGCATGATAAG ATGGTTGCTGAATCATCAACTCTGCCTTTGGCAGAACCACAAGAAGACCAAGTTTCTGCCCAGGAAGTACAAGAGCTAAAAGACACTCTCAGTCAAGCTGAGGTGAAGACAAAGAATTTGGAGACTCAGGTTGAAAGTTTACAAAAG ACAATAACAGAAAAGGAAACTGAAGTTAGAAATCTCCAGGAGCAGATAATGCAGCTCCAGACAGAACTGGCCCGTTTCCATCAAGATCTGCAAGAGAAGACTACACAGGAAGAACAGCTCAGGCAACAGATcacagagaaggaagagaaaacaagGAAGACCTTGCTTGCAGCCAAGCAGAAAATTGCACAGTTAGCTG GTACAAAAGAGCAGCTCACAAAGGAGAATGAGGAGTGGAAGCAGaagagcagctccctggaggagcagaagaCGGAGCTGGAGGTGCGGATGAGCGCCCTGAAGTCCCAGTACGAGGGGCGGATCTGCCGCCTGGAGAGGGAGCTCCGGGAGCAGCAGGAGCGGCACCACGAGCAGCGGGATGAGCCCCCAGAGTCCACAAACAAG GTCCCAGAACAGCAGAGGCAAATCTCACTCAAGTCTACTCCAGCTTCAGGTGAAAGAGGAAT TGCCAGCACTTCAGATCCTCCAACAGCAAACATTAAACCAACTCCTGTTGTGTCAACTCCCAGTAAAGTGACTGCTGCTGCAATGGCTGGGAATAAGTCTACTCCAAGGGCCAGCATCCGTCCCATGGTGACTCCTGCCACAGTCACCAATCCCACCACTACCCCCACAGCCACAGTTATGCCAACAACACAGGTGGAGACTCAGGAAG CCATGCAGTCGGAAGGACCCGTGGAGCACGTCCCGGTGTTCGGCAGTGCCAGCGGCTCCGTGCGCTCCACCAGCCCCAACGTGCAGacatctctgccccagcccatcCTGACTGTGCAGCAGCAGACCCAGGCCACTGCCTTTGTGCAGCCCACCCAGCAAAGCCACGCTCAGATCGAGCCTGCAGCTCAGGAGCCAGCCCCTGCCATCGTGGAGGTGGTGCAGAGCTCCCAGATAGAGAGGCCCTCCACATCCACAGCCGTGTTTGGCACAG TTTCAGCTACCCCCAGTTCCTCACTGTCTAAACGCTCccgagaggaggaggaggacaacaCTGTGGAGAACTCAGACCAGATCTCTGAGGAAACAGTGGATGCACCTACTTCAAAGAAACTGAGAATCATGCAGAGAGTTGGGCCTGAG GAGGAAGTGACAGCAGAAGAGAGCACTGATGGAGAAGTGGAGGCACAAACATACAATCAAGACTCACAAGACTCCATTGGAGAA GGTGTGACACAGGGGGAGTACGCGGCCATGGAGGACAGCGAGGAGACCTCCCAGTCTATCCCTATAGACCTGGGGTCCCTTCAATCAGACCAACAAAACACTTCTTCATCTCAGGATGGCCAGTCCAAGAGAGATGATGTGATTGTAATTGATagtgatgatgaagatgatgatgatgaagaaaaTGAAGGGGAGCAGGAA GATTATgatgatgaggaagaggaggacgAGGATGACGATGAAGACACAGGCATGGGAGATGAAGGTGATGACAGCAATGAAGGAACTGGTAGTGCTGATGGCAATGATGGATATGAAGCAGATGATGCTGAG GGTGCTGATGGTACAGATCCTGGAACAGAGACTGAAGAGAGCATGGGAGGAGCTGAAAGCAACCAGAGGGCAGCAGATTCCCAAAACA GAGAAGGGAGCACGAGTGCTGCAGAGTCCACGTTTGCCCACGAGAGCCTGCGGGAGCAGCAGCCGTCATCGGCATCGTCCGAGCGCCAGGGCCCGCGGCCCCCGCAGTCCCCAAGGAGGCCCCCGCACCCTCTGCCCCCCCGGCTCACCATCCACGCccctccccaggagctggggccCCCAGTGCAG AGAATCCAGATGACTCGAAGACAGTCGGTGGGGCGAGGGCTTCAGCTGACCCCTGGGATAGGTGGAATG tctctttttttccagcagcagcacttcttTGATGATGAGGACAGGACAGTTCCAAGCACACCAACTCTTGTAGTTCCACATCGTACAGATGGATTTGCAGAAGCTATTCA TTCCCCCCAGGTAGCTGGAGTTCCTCGGTTCAGATTTGGGCCCCCTGAAGATATGCCACAAACCAGCTCCAGTCACTCTGATCTTGGGCAGCTGGCATCACAAGGAG GTTTAGGGATGTATGAAACCCCACTGTTCCTTGCCCACGAGGAGGAATCAGGGGGTCGTAGTGTCCCCACAACACCGTTACAAGTGGCAGCACCGG tgacggtgttcacagagAGTGCCTCGGCCGACGCCTCGGAGCACGCGTCCCAGTCCGTGCCCATGGTCACCACCTCCACCGGCAGCCTGTCCACCACCACCGAGCCCGGCGCCGGCGATGATGCCGACGAGGTCTTCGCAGAGGCAGAGTCTGAGGG CATTACTTCAGAAGCAGGTCTAGAAATCGATAGCCAGCAAGAAGAAGAATCTGTTCAGGCATCTGATGAGTCAGATCTTCCTTCAACTAGTCAGGATCCTCCTTCAAGTTCATCTGCAG ACACGAGCAGCACTCAGCCCAAGTCCCTGCGCCGTGTGCGGCTGCAGCCCCCGACGCTGAGGACGGGCGTGCGTGGCCGGCAGTTCAACAGGCAGAGGG GTGTAACTCATGCCATGGGAGGCAGAGGAGGCCTGAACAGAGGAAACATTAGTTAA